The following are encoded together in the Humulus lupulus chromosome 5, drHumLupu1.1, whole genome shotgun sequence genome:
- the LOC133779742 gene encoding uncharacterized protein LOC133779742, whose product MDASSVYLLEKIHRQQAQNALFADPRNTYLVLAEREAYLDYRRQEKIFESFLRQKSKITWLRFEDDNTTYFHASLKKRKMTNRIVSYILDDGSIVNDYEKVTHHFLHHFQSFMGCVSRANGHIDMQSITCGPILDLDSQMDLIKPFTFHDVKVALFSIHPVKSPSPDGYGASFFNDMWKEIGREVSLAVLKFFETGLIPESLNDTLLVLILMVDQPFNTVDFRPITCCTTIYKCISKMLCSRLASVLPSLINPNQGAFIKHRSLAYNVLIFQDLIKGYNRKNSSPRFQGQFKGGKGLRKGDPISPLLFVIVMDYLTRMLMKASKDKGFRFYPMCKSLNLVNLCFADDLLIFCKANSQSVQIFHKALAEFNLASGLSINHSKSRIYFGGLSDSAKINYWMNIFMLPQDVVRDIDRLCRNYLWGEKGSRSKFHLASCEFVYRPKAYGGLGFQERPVWNKVLIAKFLRAIYYKQVQLWVKWVNTIYLKGVPIRDYTLKQDDSWYWRKLIKMSHFVSGPALAATVVHSHLRLGKLYTQFISGAKIDYGPSVWCKLSVPKHRFVLWQAVNNHLLTRDLLHISHVNIPSLTCPVCTQVNESHSHLFF is encoded by the exons ATGGACGCTTCGTCAGTTTACCTTCTAGagaagattcacagacag CAAGCCCAGAATGCTTTGTTTGCTGATCCTAGAAATACCTATTTGGTCTTGGCAGAAAGAGAAGCTTATTTGGATTATAGAAGGCAAGAGAAAATTTTTGAGAGTTTTCTTCGTCAAAAGAGTAAAATCACTTGGCTTCGCTTTGAGGATGACAATACAACTTATTTTCATGCTAGTTTGAAGAAAAGGAAGATGACCAATCGCATAGTTTCTTATATTTTAGATGATGGTTCTATTGTCAATGATTACGAGAAGGTAACTCACCATTTCCTTCATCATTTTCAGAGCTTCATGGGCTGTGTGAGCAGAGCTAATGGTCATATTGATATGCAAAGTATCACTTGTGGTCCGATTTTAGATCTTGATTCCCAAATGGATCTAATTAAACCTTTCACTTTTCATGATGTTAAAGTGGCCCTCTTTAGCATTCATCCAGTTAAAAGTCCTAGTCCTGATGGGTATGGGGCTAGTTTTTTCAATGATATGTGGAAAGAAATTGGCAGGGAGGTTTCACTGGCTGTCCTTAAGTTTTTTGAGACGGGTTTAATTCCCGAAAGTTTAAATGATACTCTTTTGGTGCTGATTCTGATGGTGGATCAGCCTTTTAACACTGTTGATTTTAGACCAATAACTTGTTGTACTACCATCTATAAATGCATTTCTAAGATGCTTTGTAGTAGGCTTGCTTCAGTTCTTCCTTCTTTGATTAATCCTAATCAAGGTGCGTTTATTAAGCATAGATCTCTTGCCTACAATGTTCTAATATTTCAAGATTTGATTAAGGGGTACAATAGGAAAAATAGCTCTCCTAG ATTCCAAGGGCAGTTTAAGGGTGGTAAAGGGCTTAGGAAAGGAGATCCTATCTCTCCTTTGCTCTTTGTCATTGTAATGGATTACCTTACTCGAATGTTAATGAAAGCCTCCAAAGATAAAGGTTTCAGATTTTATCCTATGTGCAAATCTCTCAACCTTGTTAATCTTTGCTTTGCGGATGATTTGCTTATTTTTTGCAAGGCTAATTCTCAATCTGTGCAAATTTTTCATAAAGCGCTAGCTGAGTTCAACTTGGCTTCAGGCCTGTCTATCAACCATAGTAAATCTCGTATTTACTTTGGTGGGCTGTCCGATTCTGCTAAGAT AAACTATTGGATGAATATTTTTATGTTGCCTCAAGATGTGGTTAGAGATATTGATCGTTTGTGTAGAAATTACTTGTGGGGTGAGAAGGGATCCCGCAGCAAATTTCACCTGGCTTCTTGTGAATTTGTCTATCGTCCAAAAGCTTATGGAGGTCTGGGTTTTCAAGAAAGGCCTGTTTGGAATAAGGTTTTGATTGCAAAGTTTCTCAGGGCTATTTATTATAAACAAGTCCAATTGTGGGTGAAATGGGTGAACACCATATACTTAAAAGGAGTGCCAATCAGGGACTATACTTTGAAACAAGATgatagctggtattggaggaaattgATCAAGATGAGTCATTTTGTGTCAGGGCCAGCTTTGGCAGCTACTGTAGTGCACAGTCATCTAAGGTTGGGTAAGCTGTATACTCAATTTATTTCTGGTGCGAAGATTGATTATGGGCCTTCAGTTTGGTGTAAACTTTCAGTTCCTAAGCACCGTTTTGTTCTGTGGCAAGCTGTCAATAACCACTTACTCACTAGAGATTTACTCCATATTTCTCATGTGAACATTCCTTCTTTGACCTGCCCTGTTTGCACTCAGGTTAATGAATCTCATTCGCACCTCTTTTTTTGA